From a single Pseudopipra pipra isolate bDixPip1 chromosome 7, bDixPip1.hap1, whole genome shotgun sequence genomic region:
- the LOC135417144 gene encoding uncharacterized protein LOC135417144, protein MSHPCPPGRNCGRKCGMRLGFAETDPSALETTGLTQAGARAGGSGPGAGYKLSRRHLGVGSGVPGVRPCLGNPVRPHSSVNTSVCERETSPGGRGCRHTPAALPGVRPGGYTLSPGAPSPGAGHSHSHSHSHSHSHSHSHSHAPPPAPPTARGTAGAAAGRGRSGSGNAPPLTRTRPGPGPGPGPPRHGAGHGQGHGHRRLPGAPGSYFCCSFLSLTQQYIVKFSGVNESW, encoded by the exons ATGTCACACCCCTGTCCCCCCGGTAGAAACTGCGGGAGGAAGTGCGGGATGCGCCTCGGGTTTGCTGAAACTGATCCATCTGCGCTGGAAACGACCGGGCTCACACAGGCAGGCGCCCGGGCGGGAGGCTCTGGGCCGGGGGCGGGCTACAAGCTCTCCCGCCGGCACCTGGGCGTTGGCAGCGGGGTGCCGGGGGTGCGGCCCTGCCTGGGGAATCCCGTACGCCCCCACTCCAGCGTTAACACGAGCGTTTGCGAGAGGGAAACCTCCCCTGGAGGTCGGGGCTGCCGCCACACCCCCGCAGCGCTGCCCGGGGTCAGGCCCGGGGGGTACACGCTCTCCCCGGGTgctccctcccccggggccgggcacagccacagccacagccacagccacagccacagccacagccacagccacagccacgCTCCCCCGCCCGCGCCTCCCACGGCCCGCGGCACCGCCGGAGCGGccgccggcagggggcgctcTGGCTCCGGGAACGCGCCGCCGCTGACCCGGACGCgtcccggccccggccccgggcctGGCCCGCCGCGCCACGGGGCAGGGCACGGGCAGGGGCACGGGCACAGGCGGCTGCCTGGGGCGCCCGGCAG CTATTTCTGCTGCAGCTTCCTGTCCTTGACCCAACAATACATTGTGAAGTTCTCCGGAGTCAATG